A genomic segment from Clostridium pasteurianum BC1 encodes:
- a CDS encoding undecaprenyl-diphosphate phosphatase translates to MTIIQTLILAIVQGVTELFPISSAGHSVIAPYVFRWNLDPVFLKENFLPFVVMMHLGTSIALFIFFWKDWKAVIKSIFNSRDSKKLLFLIIVGTIPAAIIGLIFEKKLTMLFGIASAASIFLILNGVLLFVGEKAASKGKKNIEDLSYKQAAIIGLFQSLALFPGFSRSGSSITAGFWMGLKHEESARFSMLLATPIIAGASVLEVPKLFKAANRPLLNMSIIGGIAAGICALIAVNILMRWFNKKEVNAMRPFSFYCWIVGAVILISHFV, encoded by the coding sequence ATGACAATTATTCAAACCTTGATATTAGCAATAGTACAAGGCGTAACAGAATTATTTCCCATTAGCAGTGCAGGACATTCAGTAATTGCCCCTTATGTTTTTAGATGGAATCTAGATCCTGTATTTTTAAAGGAAAACTTTCTTCCATTTGTAGTCATGATGCATTTAGGTACATCTATAGCTCTTTTTATTTTCTTTTGGAAAGATTGGAAAGCTGTTATAAAGTCTATTTTTAATAGCAGAGATTCTAAGAAATTATTATTTTTAATCATTGTTGGAACAATTCCAGCAGCAATAATAGGACTTATTTTTGAAAAGAAATTAACAATGCTATTTGGAATTGCTTCAGCGGCTTCTATATTTTTGATTTTGAATGGAGTTTTATTATTTGTAGGAGAGAAGGCTGCTTCTAAAGGTAAAAAGAATATTGAGGATCTAAGTTATAAACAAGCTGCTATAATAGGTTTATTTCAATCCTTAGCACTTTTCCCTGGGTTTTCAAGATCAGGTTCCAGTATAACTGCTGGTTTTTGGATGGGACTAAAACATGAAGAATCCGCTCGATTTTCAATGCTGCTGGCTACTCCAATTATAGCTGGAGCATCAGTACTTGAAGTACCGAAATTATTTAAAGCAGCTAATCGTCCTTTATTGAATATGTCAATTATAGGAGGAATTGCGGCAGGTATATGTGCACTTATAGCTGTTAATATACTTATGCGCTGGTTTAATAAAAAGGAAGTCAATGCTATGCGTCCATTTTCTTTTTATTGTTGGATAGTGGGAGCAGTAATTTTAATTTCACATTTTGTTTAG
- a CDS encoding nitroreductase family protein translates to MSLITVNEEKCIKCGICVKECPTGLLRIGEKGPEELANGNCMACGHCVAACPKEAIDNKKTPLVNQIKPKEFPKLNAEEAENFLRSRRSIRSYKEASVPREKLIQLVDIARFAPTASNKQGVSYVIVDDKKVIQQAVEVAVKWLENDAIFSKIFSGVIKNYHEKGIDTVLRGAPNLILATADVNFSGGRENSIFSLAYLELFAPSLGLGSCWAGIFEICALSENSPMLKLFNISEDKKITGAVMVGYPEYSYKRLVDRNPLDATFYENLK, encoded by the coding sequence ATGAGTTTAATAACTGTAAATGAAGAAAAATGTATTAAGTGTGGTATTTGCGTAAAGGAATGTCCAACAGGATTATTGCGTATTGGAGAAAAAGGACCAGAAGAACTTGCTAATGGAAATTGTATGGCTTGTGGTCATTGTGTGGCTGCTTGTCCAAAAGAAGCTATTGACAATAAAAAAACACCTTTGGTTAACCAGATTAAACCAAAAGAATTTCCAAAATTAAATGCGGAAGAGGCAGAAAATTTTCTTCGCTCACGACGTTCAATTCGTTCTTATAAGGAAGCTTCTGTGCCGCGAGAAAAATTAATTCAGTTGGTTGATATTGCCCGTTTTGCTCCTACTGCAAGCAATAAACAGGGTGTATCCTATGTAATAGTAGATGATAAAAAAGTAATCCAACAGGCTGTTGAAGTTGCAGTTAAGTGGTTGGAGAATGATGCAATTTTCAGTAAGATATTTTCTGGGGTTATTAAGAATTATCACGAAAAAGGAATTGATACTGTTTTACGAGGAGCACCTAATCTTATTTTAGCTACTGCTGATGTAAATTTTTCAGGTGGAAGAGAAAATTCAATTTTTTCATTGGCTTATCTTGAGTTATTTGCACCATCTCTTGGATTAGGGTCATGCTGGGCTGGAATATTTGAAATATGCGCACTTAGCGAAAATTCTCCAATGCTTAAATTATTCAACATTTCAGAAGATAAGAAAATTACAGGAGCTGTTATGGTGGGATATCCAGAATATAGTTATAAAAGGTTAGTGGATAGAAATCCTTTAGATGCTACTTTTTACGAAAATCTAAAATAA
- a CDS encoding MarR family winged helix-turn-helix transcriptional regulator: MPYLKVSDIAHVKSCACGNLRKTTRVITQFYDKILQPTGLRSTQLSLLTNILVHKNISVSELGIILLMDQTTVTRNIEILRKKGYITVTKEDDDSRRKSISITNSGEKKLEEAIPLWEVAQSKIEQGIGVESFQEFLKTLNYIQNLV; the protein is encoded by the coding sequence ATGCCCTATTTGAAGGTATCTGATATAGCACATGTGAAAAGCTGTGCATGTGGAAATTTGAGAAAGACAACAAGGGTCATTACTCAATTTTATGATAAAATTCTTCAACCAACTGGATTGCGCAGCACTCAATTGTCTCTATTAACTAATATTTTAGTGCACAAAAATATTTCAGTAAGTGAATTGGGAATTATATTATTAATGGATCAAACTACAGTAACTCGTAACATTGAAATATTAAGGAAAAAGGGATATATTACTGTTACAAAAGAGGATGATGACTCAAGAAGAAAATCTATTTCCATAACTAATAGTGGAGAAAAAAAACTTGAGGAAGCCATTCCATTATGGGAAGTAGCTCAATCTAAAATAGAACAGGGTATAGGTGTTGAAAGTTTTCAGGAATTTTTAAAAACATTAAACTATATTCAAAATTTAGTTTAG
- a CDS encoding DUF421 domain-containing protein, translated as MNEGIVVFVRAIIAFFSLLIFARVLGKKQISQLTFFDYTLGITIGSIAATMTTDLSSRAWPHWVGLTTWTVAGLGIDLLTTKSRFAAKYIEGEPTIIIMNGKILESNMRKLRYDATNLQQQLRTKDVFDLNEVHFAVLEPNGELSVLKKPELQPVTAKDMNITVPNTGIGIELIYDGIVVDLNLKQINRNRKWLRSELKKYGVKDPSEVFLATYEASGSLYVDKFKDKIQKPIVVGDFKGPY; from the coding sequence TTGAACGAGGGAATTGTAGTATTTGTAAGAGCAATCATTGCTTTTTTTTCATTATTAATATTTGCACGTGTTCTAGGTAAGAAACAAATAAGTCAACTTACTTTCTTTGATTACACACTTGGAATTACCATTGGATCAATAGCTGCTACTATGACAACGGATTTATCAAGTAGAGCTTGGCCTCATTGGGTGGGCCTTACTACTTGGACAGTTGCCGGATTGGGTATTGACCTACTTACAACTAAATCCAGGTTTGCAGCAAAATATATAGAAGGAGAACCAACTATAATAATAATGAATGGCAAAATATTAGAAAGTAATATGCGTAAATTAAGGTATGATGCTACAAATTTACAACAACAGTTAAGAACTAAAGATGTATTTGATCTAAATGAAGTTCACTTTGCAGTGTTAGAGCCCAATGGTGAACTTTCTGTTCTAAAAAAGCCAGAGTTGCAGCCAGTAACTGCAAAAGATATGAACATTACTGTGCCTAACACCGGAATAGGAATAGAATTAATTTATGATGGTATAGTAGTAGATTTGAATTTAAAACAAATTAATCGTAATCGTAAATGGTTACGATCTGAGCTGAAGAAATATGGAGTGAAAGATCCTTCTGAAGTATTTCTGGCTACTTATGAAGCCTCAGGTTCTTTGTACGTAGACAAATTCAAAGATAAAATACAAAAACCTATTGTTGTAGGTGACTTTAAGGGTCCCTATTAA
- a CDS encoding DUF4363 family protein, with product MRKFFVIFIPVAFLVISILIMLSGQFFKKPIADWDNVPKHMDTITEAVTSDNWKLAGQNTDELETAWKAVTKRIQFSSERDEMNALSVSIARIKASISSRDKTASLMELSEAKQHWDDLGR from the coding sequence ATGAGAAAATTCTTTGTTATATTCATTCCAGTGGCTTTCTTAGTAATTTCTATATTAATCATGCTTAGCGGACAATTTTTTAAGAAGCCTATAGCAGATTGGGATAACGTTCCAAAGCATATGGACACAATTACAGAAGCTGTAACATCAGATAACTGGAAATTAGCAGGGCAAAATACCGATGAACTAGAAACAGCTTGGAAAGCTGTCACTAAACGAATTCAATTTAGCAGCGAGCGAGATGAAATGAATGCTCTAAGTGTAAGCATTGCTCGAATAAAAGCCTCTATTAGCTCCAGAGATAAAACTGCATCCCTAATGGAATTAAGTGAAGCTAAACAACATTGGGATGATTTAGGTAGATAA
- the mtlD gene encoding bifunctional mannitol-1-phosphate dehydrogenase/phosphatase, translating into MIFQTKTVNAAIFDMDGTMFDTERLRMKMLKQASEMLYGKSMEDELLMDSLGLSAQSSEELAKKQYGDNYPYKEIRKKADELELEYVRINGVPVKKGLIDVLERLKKNGILLAVATSSKRSITEEYLMRSYIMNYFDIVVCGDEVKNGKPNPEIFLKAAGELNCEPSNCLIFEDSQNGLLAAADSGAMPIFVKDMKEPKQEIKDRAFKSYDSMLDFLNDLIKVTDKMPKPRLNEHFPRRFNHMKVGIHGFGAIGGGYLTQIFSHWDGYTRPAEIVGATRNSTLRELVNAFGKFNVHYENLAFDQTITNMRLIDTLDEAEMKKMYVESEIIGLSLPEAAIKQESVIIAKGLIERYRNNGKAITILVILNKINGGLYVKRNVENALKNFVTKEEAKRIISKAFFAETVVNRMVSKIHKKALLKQVGMNFRTVEGNIAKKELDIGSLFESSSEEKSIKDKKDKQNAKENNDGNKDAALVKDISKKLYNVSEITQELSRLNITLFNSEPDMLLYASKGSPILERIRQIKTVDNISEMQDVKNKLSNGTHAIIAWYSSLLGYKTIGQGMGDERVISLVKTVMKKEIKPAILKHDVELTEYVDNFITNFIKRCRYSFKDPCIRVGRDPLRKLKRGERILGTIDLAQKNDVPTPMLEFGAAAGLLYAISLINPNDKECQIIKELYDKEESIRDVLTYDGNYNGKPYPGLNEKKDADLIERIEKQFNELCGIISRCDLLIS; encoded by the coding sequence ATGATTTTTCAAACAAAAACAGTAAATGCAGCAATTTTTGATATGGATGGAACCATGTTTGATACTGAAAGACTTAGAATGAAAATGTTAAAACAGGCGTCTGAAATGCTCTATGGGAAGAGTATGGAGGATGAACTTTTAATGGATTCATTAGGTCTTAGTGCACAGTCATCAGAAGAACTTGCCAAGAAGCAATACGGGGATAATTATCCTTACAAGGAAATTCGTAAAAAAGCAGATGAACTTGAACTGGAGTACGTTAGAATAAATGGAGTCCCAGTTAAAAAAGGACTTATTGATGTTTTGGAAAGATTAAAAAAGAATGGTATATTGCTTGCAGTTGCTACATCAAGCAAACGAAGTATAACGGAAGAGTACCTTATGCGCTCTTATATAATGAACTATTTTGATATTGTTGTATGTGGAGATGAAGTAAAAAATGGAAAGCCAAATCCGGAAATATTTTTAAAAGCTGCTGGTGAGTTGAATTGCGAACCTTCAAATTGTTTAATATTTGAGGATTCTCAAAACGGTCTTCTTGCTGCCGCAGATTCAGGGGCAATGCCCATATTTGTGAAAGATATGAAAGAGCCAAAACAAGAAATTAAAGATCGTGCATTTAAATCCTATGACAGCATGTTGGATTTTTTGAATGACTTGATAAAAGTTACTGATAAAATGCCTAAGCCAAGACTAAATGAACATTTTCCGAGAAGGTTCAATCATATGAAGGTGGGTATTCATGGTTTTGGTGCCATAGGTGGAGGATATTTAACACAAATTTTTTCACATTGGGATGGTTACACAAGACCTGCTGAAATAGTAGGGGCAACGAGAAATTCTACTTTACGAGAGCTAGTGAATGCTTTTGGTAAATTTAATGTTCATTATGAAAATTTAGCTTTTGATCAAACAATCACTAACATGAGACTCATAGATACTTTAGATGAAGCTGAAATGAAAAAAATGTATGTAGAATCAGAAATCATTGGACTCAGTCTTCCAGAAGCAGCAATTAAACAGGAATCAGTTATCATTGCAAAAGGTTTAATTGAACGATATCGGAACAATGGAAAGGCTATAACGATTCTTGTAATATTAAATAAAATTAATGGTGGATTATATGTAAAACGAAATGTTGAAAATGCACTGAAAAATTTTGTCACAAAAGAGGAAGCAAAGAGAATTATATCTAAAGCTTTTTTTGCTGAGACGGTTGTAAATAGAATGGTTTCTAAAATACACAAAAAAGCTCTTTTAAAACAAGTAGGAATGAATTTTAGAACTGTTGAAGGAAATATAGCAAAAAAAGAATTGGACATCGGTTCACTTTTCGAAAGTTCTTCAGAGGAAAAGAGTATTAAGGACAAAAAAGATAAGCAAAATGCCAAAGAAAATAATGATGGAAACAAAGATGCCGCTTTGGTGAAAGATATTTCTAAAAAGCTATATAATGTATCAGAAATTACACAGGAATTATCTAGGCTGAATATCACTTTATTCAACAGTGAGCCTGATATGTTATTGTATGCAAGTAAAGGAAGCCCTATTTTAGAAAGAATTAGGCAAATTAAAACTGTAGATAATATATCAGAAATGCAGGATGTGAAAAACAAATTATCCAATGGAACCCATGCCATTATTGCGTGGTATTCAAGTCTTCTGGGTTATAAAACAATTGGTCAGGGTATGGGAGATGAACGTGTAATTTCGCTTGTGAAAACAGTTATGAAAAAAGAAATAAAACCTGCTATCCTAAAACATGACGTGGAATTGACAGAGTATGTGGACAATTTTATTACAAACTTTATTAAACGATGCAGGTATTCTTTTAAGGATCCGTGTATCCGTGTTGGACGTGACCCGTTAAGGAAATTGAAAAGAGGCGAGCGTATACTTGGAACCATTGATTTGGCACAAAAAAATGATGTCCCTACACCTATGTTAGAGTTTGGTGCAGCGGCAGGTCTGCTCTATGCAATTTCGTTGATCAATCCTAACGATAAAGAATGTCAAATCATCAAAGAATTATATGATAAAGAAGAATCTATTAGAGATGTACTGACTTATGATGGAAATTATAATGGAAAACCATATCCAGGTTTAAATGAGAAAAAAGATGCAGATTTAATTGAAAGAATCGAAAAACAGTTTAATGAGCTCTGTGGAATTATTTCAAGGTGCGATTTGCTAATTAGTTAG